Proteins encoded within one genomic window of Cucumis sativus cultivar 9930 chromosome 3, Cucumber_9930_V3, whole genome shotgun sequence:
- the LOC101203094 gene encoding OVARIAN TUMOR DOMAIN-containing deubiquitinating enzyme 12 isoform X2, with translation MTPETQSIGECSSSTSLSSHQDVEDDRMIAVALSEEYAKLDGAVARRLSNLAPIAHTPRINLYIPNQSDASLEYHRLLQRLSVYGLHEVKVSGDGNCQFRALSDQMYRSPEYHKHVRKDVVKQLKDHRSLYEGYVPMKYSRYYKKMAKSGEWGDHVTLQAAADKFAAKICLLTSFRDTCFIEIVPQSQTPKRDVPVQEKPRRKHWLF, from the exons ATGACGCCTGAAACTCAGAGCATTGGAGAATGTTCAAGTTCTACTTCATTGAGCTCTCATCAGGACGTCGAGGATGATCGCATGATTGCTGTTGCATTATCGGAAGAGTATGCTAAGCTAGACGGTGCTGTTGCCAGACGCCTCTCCAACCTTGCCCCCATTGCT CATACTCCAAggataaatttatatatccCCAACCAAAGTGATGCCAGTTTGGAATATCATAGGCTTCTTCAGAG GCTAAGTGTCTATGGTTTGCATGAAGTGAAGGTCTCTGGTGATGGAAATTGTCAG TTTCGAGCACTTTCGGATCAGATGTACAGATCACCTGAGTATCACAAGCACGTGCGGAAAGACGTTGTAAAGCAG CTAAAGGACCACCGTTCTCTATATGAAGGTTATGTTCCAATGAAGTACAGTcgttattacaaaaaaatggCAAA ATCTGGTGAATGGGGGGACCATGTAACCCTACAAGCAGCAGCTGATAAG TTTGCGGCAAAGATTTGTCTCCTGACGTCATTCAGAGATACTTGTTTCATTGAAATTGTTCCACAATCTCAAACTCCCAAGCGTG ACGTTCCAGTTCAAGAAAAGCCAAGAAGAAAACATTGGTTGTTTTAG
- the LOC101203094 gene encoding OVARIAN TUMOR DOMAIN-containing deubiquitinating enzyme 12 isoform X1, giving the protein MTPETQSIGECSSSTSLSSHQDVEDDRMIAVALSEEYAKLDGAVARRLSNLAPIAHTPRINLYIPNQSDASLEYHRLLQRLSVYGLHEVKVSGDGNCQFRALSDQMYRSPEYHKHVRKDVVKQLKDHRSLYEGYVPMKYSRYYKKMAKSGEWGDHVTLQAAADKFAAKICLLTSFRDTCFIEIVPQSQTPKRELWLSFWSEVHYNSLYEIKDVPVQEKPRRKHWLF; this is encoded by the exons ATGACGCCTGAAACTCAGAGCATTGGAGAATGTTCAAGTTCTACTTCATTGAGCTCTCATCAGGACGTCGAGGATGATCGCATGATTGCTGTTGCATTATCGGAAGAGTATGCTAAGCTAGACGGTGCTGTTGCCAGACGCCTCTCCAACCTTGCCCCCATTGCT CATACTCCAAggataaatttatatatccCCAACCAAAGTGATGCCAGTTTGGAATATCATAGGCTTCTTCAGAG GCTAAGTGTCTATGGTTTGCATGAAGTGAAGGTCTCTGGTGATGGAAATTGTCAG TTTCGAGCACTTTCGGATCAGATGTACAGATCACCTGAGTATCACAAGCACGTGCGGAAAGACGTTGTAAAGCAG CTAAAGGACCACCGTTCTCTATATGAAGGTTATGTTCCAATGAAGTACAGTcgttattacaaaaaaatggCAAA ATCTGGTGAATGGGGGGACCATGTAACCCTACAAGCAGCAGCTGATAAG TTTGCGGCAAAGATTTGTCTCCTGACGTCATTCAGAGATACTTGTTTCATTGAAATTGTTCCACAATCTCAAACTCCCAAGCGTG AGCTCTGGTTAAGTTTCTGGTCTGAGGTTCACTACAATTCACTTTATGAAATTAAAG ACGTTCCAGTTCAAGAAAAGCCAAGAAGAAAACATTGGTTGTTTTAG
- the GAPDH gene encoding glyceraldehyde-3-phosphate dehydrogenase isoform X1: MATATLSVAKPSIQQANGKGFGEFSGLRNSSTSLSFARRTSDDFLSVIAFQTSAVGSSGGYKKGIVEAKLKVAINGFGRIGRNFLRCWHGRKDSPLDVIAINDTGGVKQASHLLKYDSTLGIFEADVKPAGDEAISVDGKIIKVVSSRNPLNLPWKDMEIDLVIEGTGVFVDREGAGKHIEAGAKKVLITAPGKGDIPTYVVGVNADAYSHDESIISNASCTTNCLAPFVKVLDQKFGIIKGTMTTTHSYTGDQRLLDASHRDLRRARAAALNIVPTSTGAAKAVALVLPSLKGKLNGIALRVPTPNVSVVDLVVQVSKKTFAEEVNAAFRESAEKELNGILSVCDEPLVSVDFRCSDVSSTVDSSLTMVMGDDLVKVIAWYDNEWGYSQRVVDLADIVANNWK, from the exons ATGGCTACGGCTACTCTGTCAGTAGCCAAACCATCTATTCAG CAGGCTAATGGAAAGGGATTTGGAGAATTCTCGGGCCTCCGCAACTCGTCGACCAGCCTTTCCTTTGCAAGGAGAACATCTGATGATTTCCTTTCCGTCATTGCCTTCCAAACCTCTGCA GTGGGAAGCAGTGGAGGATACAAGAAAGGGATTGTGGAAGCAAAGCTTAAGGTAGCCATCAATGGGTTTGGAAGAATTGGCAGGAATTTCTTGAGGTGCTGGCATGGACGCAAGGATTCCCCACTTGATGTCATTGCCATCAACGATACCGGAGGCGTCAAGCAAGCTTCTCACCTCCTCAAATACGATTCCACCCTCGGCATCTTTGAAGCTGATGTGAAACCTGCCGGAGATGAAGCCATTTCAGTCGATGGCAAGATCATCAAAGTGGTTTCCAGCCGCAATCCCCTCAACCTTCCCTGGAA GGACATGGAAATAGACTTGGTGATTGAAGGAACTGGAGTGTTTGTTGATAGAGAGGGTGCAGGGAAGCACATTGAGGCTGGAGCTAAGAAGGTCCTAATTACAGCACCTGGGAAAGGTGACATTCCAACCTACGTTGTTGGGGTTAATGCTGATGCATACAGCCATGACGAGTCCATCATCAGCAATGCTTCTTGCACTACCAACTGCCTAGCTCCTTTTGTCAAGGTCCTTGACCAGAAATTTG GTATCATCAAGGGAACAATGACTACCACTCACTCCTACACTGGTGACCAGAGGCTACTCGATGCCAGCCACCGTGACCTCAGGAGGGCAAGAGCTGCTGCACTCAACATTGTTCCTACATCCACAGGAGCAGCCAAAGCTGTTGCCTTGGTCCTCCCTTCTCTTAAAGGAAAGCTCAATGGGATTGCACTTCGTGTGCCCACTCCAAATGTTTCTGTTGTCGACCTTGTTGTCCAGGTTTCTAAGAAGACATTCGCTGAAGAGGTGAATGCTGCATTCCGGGAAAGTGCTGAGAAGGAGCTCAACGGTATCCTCTCTGTTTGTGATGAGCCCCTTGTTTCGGTCGATTTTAGGTGCTCTGATGTCTCCTCAACTGTCGACTCTTCCTTGACTATGGTTATGGGGGATGACTTGGTGAAGGTTATTGCTTGGTATGATAATGAGTGGGGTTACTCTCAACGGGTTGTTGATTTGGCTGACATTGTTGCCAACAACTGGAAATGA
- the GAPDH gene encoding glyceraldehyde-3-phosphate dehydrogenase (The RefSeq protein has 2 substitutions compared to this genomic sequence), with translation MATATLSVAKPSIQANGKGFAEFSGLRNSSTSLSFARRTSDDFLSVIAFQTSAVGSSGGYKKGIVEAKLKVAINGFGRIGRNFLRCWHGRKDSPLDVIAINDTGGVKQASHLLKYDSTLGIFEADVKPAGDEAISVDGKIIKVVSSRNPLNLPWKDMEIDLVIEGTGVFVDREGAGKHIEAGAKKVLITAPGKGDIPTYVVGVNADAYSHDESIISNASCTTNCLAPFVKVLDQKFGIIKGTMTTTHSYTGDQRLLDASHRDLRRARAAALNIVPTSTGAAKAVALVLPSLKGKLNGIALRVPTPNASVVDLVVQVSKKTFAEEVNAAFRESAEKELNGILSVCDEPLVSVDFRCSDVSSTVDSSLTMVMGDDLVKVIAWYDNEWGYSQRVVDLADIVANNWK, from the exons ATGGCTACGGCTACTCTGTCAGTAGCCAAACCATCTATTCAG GCTAATGGAAAGGGATTTGGAGAATTCTCGGGCCTCCGCAACTCGTCGACCAGCCTTTCCTTTGCAAGGAGAACATCTGATGATTTCCTTTCCGTCATTGCCTTCCAAACCTCTGCA GTGGGAAGCAGTGGAGGATACAAGAAAGGGATTGTGGAAGCAAAGCTTAAGGTAGCCATCAATGGGTTTGGAAGAATTGGCAGGAATTTCTTGAGGTGCTGGCATGGACGCAAGGATTCCCCACTTGATGTCATTGCCATCAACGATACCGGAGGCGTCAAGCAAGCTTCTCACCTCCTCAAATACGATTCCACCCTCGGCATCTTTGAAGCTGATGTGAAACCTGCCGGAGATGAAGCCATTTCAGTCGATGGCAAGATCATCAAAGTGGTTTCCAGCCGCAATCCCCTCAACCTTCCCTGGAA GGACATGGAAATAGACTTGGTGATTGAAGGAACTGGAGTGTTTGTTGATAGAGAGGGTGCAGGGAAGCACATTGAGGCTGGAGCTAAGAAGGTCCTAATTACAGCACCTGGGAAAGGTGACATTCCAACCTACGTTGTTGGGGTTAATGCTGATGCATACAGCCATGACGAGTCCATCATCAGCAATGCTTCTTGCACTACCAACTGCCTAGCTCCTTTTGTCAAGGTCCTTGACCAGAAATTTG GTATCATCAAGGGAACAATGACTACCACTCACTCCTACACTGGTGACCAGAGGCTACTCGATGCCAGCCACCGTGACCTCAGGAGGGCAAGAGCTGCTGCACTCAACATTGTTCCTACATCCACAGGAGCAGCCAAAGCTGTTGCCTTGGTCCTCCCTTCTCTTAAAGGAAAGCTCAATGGGATTGCACTTCGTGTGCCCACTCCAAATGTTTCTGTTGTCGACCTTGTTGTCCAGGTTTCTAAGAAGACATTCGCTGAAGAGGTGAATGCTGCATTCCGGGAAAGTGCTGAGAAGGAGCTCAACGGTATCCTCTCTGTTTGTGATGAGCCCCTTGTTTCGGTCGATTTTAGGTGCTCTGATGTCTCCTCAACTGTCGACTCTTCCTTGACTATGGTTATGGGGGATGACTTGGTGAAGGTTATTGCTTGGTATGATAATGAGTGGGGTTACTCTCAACGGGTTGTTGATTTGGCTGACATTGTTGCCAACAACTGGAAATGA